The nucleotide window CACCTGCAGCAAGGACGGCCGGCACGCGAAGGCCAACTACCTGCGGCGCGGCTTCCGGGTGTACGACACCACGGTGGCCGACGAACCCGACGTGGCATCCCCCGGCCCGTGGCCCGGCGCGGGCCCGCTCACGGCCGGCGCGACCGCCGGGAAGTGACCGGCAGCACACTGTCTCGCCATGCGGGACAGAGTTGTCCAGATTTTGGATGGCGGTGGACTGGCCGGAGAACGGCGTGACAGGCTTCCGTCATGTCTCGAGCTGGAATTGCCTTGGTGAGTCGGCGGCACGTCGACCTCGGCCGCATGTCCAGCGCCATTTGTCGGGCGGGCTGAGGTCGCATTCACCAGGGCCTTCGGTCCTTGGCAGCACTCAGCACCACCGTATCTCCGACCACCGTCCCCACTGTCGCGGACGCACTGACACCCCCTGTCCCGCAGCCCTCACCGACGCGTCGCCACGCGCCGCTCTTCGGTGTGTCTGCGCTGGCCGGACGGGTGTCCGGCATCCCCGTCCGCCTCCTTGAGCCCGCCCAGAAGGACAGACATCCATGGCCGCCACCCCGGAATCGCCCGCAGCTGCCACGACCCGCCGCAAGGCCGGCCGCCACCGCGGCGAGGGCCAGTGGGCCGTGGGCCACTACACCCCGCTGAACGGCAACGAGCAGTTCAAGAAGGACGACGACGGTCTCAATGTGCGGACACGCATTGAGACGATCTACTCCAAGGCCGGATTCGACTCCATCGACCCCACCGACCTGCGCGGACGGATGCGTTGGTGGGGCCTGTACACCCAGCGCAAGCCCGGGATCGACGGCGGCAAGACCGCGATCCTGGAGCCCGAGGAGCTGGACGACAAGCACTTCATGCTGCGGGTGCGCGTGGACGGCGGACGGCTGAGCGTGGCCCAGCTGCGCGCCATCGGCGAGGTCTCCGAGGAGTACGCCCGCGGCACCGCGGACATCACCGACCGGCAGAACATCCAGCTGCACTGGATCCGCATCGAGGACGTCCCCGCCATCTGGGAGAAGCTGGAGGCCGTGGGCCTGTCCACGACCGAGGCCTGCGGCGACTGCCCGCGCGTGATCATCGGCTCCCCGGTGGCCGGCATCGCGGCGGACGAGATCATCGACGGCACGCCGGCCGTCGAGGAGATCCACGAGCGCTACATCGGCAGCAAGGAATTCTCCAACCTGCCGCGGAAATTCAAGACGGCGATCTCCGGCTCGCCCGTCCAGGACGTGGTCCACGAGATCAACGACGTGGCCTTCGTCGGCGTCGTCCACCCCGAGCACGGCCCCGGCTTCGACCTCTGGGTCGGCGGCGGCCTGTCCACCAACCCGAAGCTGGCCCAGCGCCTGGGCACCTGGGTGCCGCTGGACGAGGTCGCCGACGTGTGGGCCGGCGTCGTCGGCATCTTCCGCGACTACGGCTACCGCCGCCTGCGCAACCGCGCCCGGCTGAAGTTCCTGATGGCCGACTGGGGCCCGGAGAAGTTCCGCCAGGTGCTGGAGGACGAGTACCTCGAGCGCAAGCTGACCGACGGGCCCGCGCCCGAGGAGCCGCTCTCCCGCTGGCGCGACCACATCGGGGTGCACCAGCAGCAGGACGGCCGCTTCTACGTGGGCTTCGCCCCGCGCGTCGGCCGGGTCGACGGCACCACCCTGACCAAGATCGCCGAACTGGCCGCGACCCACGGCTCCGACCGGCTGCGCACCACCGTCGAGCAGAAGATGCTCATCCTCGACGTCGCGCAGGACCAGGTCGACTCCCTGGTCGCCGGGCTGGAGGCGCTGGACTTCCAGGTCACCCCCTCGCCGTTCCGGCGCGGCACGATGGCCTGCACCGGCATCGAGTTCTGCAAGCTCGCCATCGTCGAGACCAAGGGCCGGGGCTCCTGGCTCATCGACGAACTGGAGCGCCGGATGCCGGACTTCCAGGAGCCGGTCACCATCAACCTCAACGGCTGCCCCAACGCCTGCGCCCGTATCCAGGTCGCCGACATCGGCCTCAAGGGCCAGCTGGTCCTGGACGACGAGGGCAACCAGGTCGAGGGCTACCAGGTGCACCTGGGCGGCGCGCTGGGCCTGGAGCCCGGCTTCGGCCGCAAGGTCCGCGGGCTGAAGGTCACCGCCGACGAACTCCCCGACTACGTCGAGCGGGTGCTGCGCGCCTTCGAGGCGCAGCGCACCGACGGCGAGCGGTTCGCCCAGTGGGCGGCCCGTGCGGAAGAAGGAGCGCTGAAGTGAGCGAGCCTCGGCGCGCGGCGCCGGCTGGAGTGAGGAGCCGCGCAGTGACGAAGGAACGAGCAGTGACGAGGGAAGCCGGCGCACCCGAGCGCGCCGTGGCTGAGCGGGAGGCCCAGTGAGCGAGCGTGCCGCGCCCTTCTACTGCCCCTACTGCGGCGACGAGGACCTGCAGCCCTCCGAGGAGGGCCATGGCGCCTGGGAATGCCGTTCGTGCAGCCGGGCGTTCCGGCTGTCGTTCCTGGGTCTGCTGGCCCAGGGGCCGACCGGCACATCCGCTGCCGCACCCCACGGAGGTGAGTCGTGACCACCGCCACCACCGCAGCCGATCTTCAGCAGCTCGCCGAGCGGGCGGGCCGCGAACTGGAGGACGCCCCGGCCCTGGAGATCCTTCAATGGGCCGCCGCCACCTTCGGCGCGCGCTTTTGTGTGACCTCCTCCATGGAGGACGCGGTCGTCGCGCATCTGGCCGCACGGGCCCGGCCAGGCGTCGATGTGGTCTTCCTGGACACCGGCTACCACTTCCCCGAGACGATCGGGACCCGGGACGCGGTCGCCGAGGTGATGGACGTCAACGTCCGCACCCTGACGCCGCGGCAGACCGTGGCCGAGCAGGACGCCGAGTACGGGCCGAAGCTGCACGACCGCAACCCCGACCTGTGCTGCGCACTGCGCAAGGTCCAGCCCCTCGAAGAGGGTCTGGCCGGCTACGACGCCTGGGCGACGGGGCTGCGCCGGGACGAGTCGCCGACCCGGGCGAACACCCCCGTCGTCGGCTGGGACCCCAAGCGGCAGAAGGTCAAGATCTCACCGATCGCCCGCTGGACGCAGGCCGATGTGGACGCCTATGTGTCCGAGCACGGGGTGCTCACCAATCCGCTGCTGATGGACGGCTACGCCTCCGTCGGCTGTGCGCCCTGCACCCGGCAGGTGCTGCAGGGCGAGGACGCCAGAGCCGGCCGCTGGGCCGGCAGCAACAAGACCGAGTGCGGGCTGCACGGATGACGGACCATCAGGAGATATCCATGACGGGCGCCACGATCTGGCTGACCGGGCTGCCGAGCGCGGGCAAGACGACCCTCGCGCACGAGCTGGCCGGCCGGCTGCGCGGCGAGGGCCACCGTGTCGAGGTGCTCGACGGCGACGAGATCCGCGAGTTCCTCTCCGCGGGCCTCGGCTTCAGCCGCGAGGACCGGCACACCAACGTCCAGCGCATCGGCTTCGTCGCCGAGCTGCTGGCCAGCAACGGCGTCAAGGCGCTGGTGCCGGTGATCGCGCCGTACGCGGACAGCCGGGAGGCGGTGCGAAAGCGCCACCAGGCCGAGGGCACCGCCTACCTGGAGGTGCATGTGGCCACCCCCGTCGACGTCTGCTCCGAGCGGGATGTGAAGGGCCTGTACGCCAAACAGGCGGCCGGCGAGATCTCCGGGCTGACCGGCGTGGACGACCCGTACGAGGCTCCCGAGTCGCCCGATCTGCGCATCGAGTCGCACACCCAGACCGTGCAGGAGTCCGCGGCGGCGCTGCACGCGCTGCTCACCGAAAGGGGCGTCGCATGACGACCGTCACTGCCGTGACCGAGAGCGCCGGGGACGCCGACAACCCGTACGCACTCTCCCACCTGGACGCCCTGGAGTCCGAGGCGGTGCACATCTTCCGCGAGGTGGCGGGCGAGTTCGAGCGGCCGGTGATCCTGTTCTCCGGCGGCAAGGACTCCATCCTCATGCTGCACCTCGCGCTGAAGGCGTTCGCGCCGGCCGCGGTGCCGTTCTCGCTGCTGCACGTCGACACCGGGCACAACTTCCCCGAGGTCCTCGACTACCGCGACCGCACGGTCGAGCGGCACGGTCTGCGGTTGCACGTCGCCTCCGTGCAGGACTTCATCGACCGCGGTGAGCTGCGCGAGCGCCCGGACGGCACCCGTAACCCGCTGCAGACGGTCCCGCTGCTGGACGCCATCGACAAGGGCCGCT belongs to Streptomyces sp. NBC_01454 and includes:
- a CDS encoding nitrite/sulfite reductase, coding for MAATPESPAAATTRRKAGRHRGEGQWAVGHYTPLNGNEQFKKDDDGLNVRTRIETIYSKAGFDSIDPTDLRGRMRWWGLYTQRKPGIDGGKTAILEPEELDDKHFMLRVRVDGGRLSVAQLRAIGEVSEEYARGTADITDRQNIQLHWIRIEDVPAIWEKLEAVGLSTTEACGDCPRVIIGSPVAGIAADEIIDGTPAVEEIHERYIGSKEFSNLPRKFKTAISGSPVQDVVHEINDVAFVGVVHPEHGPGFDLWVGGGLSTNPKLAQRLGTWVPLDEVADVWAGVVGIFRDYGYRRLRNRARLKFLMADWGPEKFRQVLEDEYLERKLTDGPAPEEPLSRWRDHIGVHQQQDGRFYVGFAPRVGRVDGTTLTKIAELAATHGSDRLRTTVEQKMLILDVAQDQVDSLVAGLEALDFQVTPSPFRRGTMACTGIEFCKLAIVETKGRGSWLIDELERRMPDFQEPVTINLNGCPNACARIQVADIGLKGQLVLDDEGNQVEGYQVHLGGALGLEPGFGRKVRGLKVTADELPDYVERVLRAFEAQRTDGERFAQWAARAEEGALK
- the cysC gene encoding adenylyl-sulfate kinase, which gives rise to MTGATIWLTGLPSAGKTTLAHELAGRLRGEGHRVEVLDGDEIREFLSAGLGFSREDRHTNVQRIGFVAELLASNGVKALVPVIAPYADSREAVRKRHQAEGTAYLEVHVATPVDVCSERDVKGLYAKQAAGEISGLTGVDDPYEAPESPDLRIESHTQTVQESAAALHALLTERGVA
- a CDS encoding phosphoadenylyl-sulfate reductase; its protein translation is MTTATTAADLQQLAERAGRELEDAPALEILQWAAATFGARFCVTSSMEDAVVAHLAARARPGVDVVFLDTGYHFPETIGTRDAVAEVMDVNVRTLTPRQTVAEQDAEYGPKLHDRNPDLCCALRKVQPLEEGLAGYDAWATGLRRDESPTRANTPVVGWDPKRQKVKISPIARWTQADVDAYVSEHGVLTNPLLMDGYASVGCAPCTRQVLQGEDARAGRWAGSNKTECGLHG
- a CDS encoding putative leader peptide, encoding MSRAGIALVSRRHVDLGRMSSAICRAG